A region from the Streptomyces tsukubensis genome encodes:
- a CDS encoding tetratricopeptide repeat protein: MEFMGDRATLLETGRFVRRDAGTAAQALNAAPSAAVADLARLTAGINPGAGAGTIAGSGPRTVGGPVGGPAGGLSPRPRSGAIDSRTTSGAVEAAGASVDAVETAGAEARHRRAADAGDPAAMSMLGSMLLRRGDLEGAEPYLRGATAAGDRAAANNLGVLLHQRGHPEEAAGWWRIAAVAGSAAAAHALGRHFRERGDEPAAEYWLRQSAEQGHALGAYALAELLEHRSDVGAERWLRAAAEQGHREASYRLARMLDLRAADEAAHPGSAPRGGGKGPDTGTGARALSALDEAAQWYRQAAARGHRRAALHLGGILEKRGELKEAGRWYLTSAKDGETKAACALGFLLRDAGDEESAAIWWLRAAQEGDGNAANALGALHAARGEPQTAERWYRAAMSAGDVNGAYNLGLLCTAQDRTAQAEQWYRNAAYAGHREAANALAVLLLQAGDPVGAEPWFSKAAEAGSVDAAFNLGILYVGRDDDHTALKWYERAAAAGHTEAALQVGIARLRDGDEQTAERHLRCAAGGGSAEAAFRLATLLDARQPPPGPPALGETTAEKTECEEWYERAAEQGHRRAQVRVGMLAAARGDVTGAARWYREAADAGSRNGAFNLGLLLARDGNEREAALWWSRAAHAGHGRAALRLALLAARRGELAEGKRWCARAEELGPSEVTERAAKLRDALHQELTA; this comes from the coding sequence ATGGAATTTATGGGGGACAGGGCGACTCTGTTGGAGACCGGGCGGTTTGTACGGCGAGATGCCGGTACGGCGGCGCAAGCGCTGAATGCGGCGCCCTCGGCCGCCGTCGCGGATCTCGCACGTCTCACCGCCGGTATCAACCCGGGCGCGGGTGCGGGCACCATCGCCGGATCCGGGCCCCGGACAGTCGGCGGCCCGGTCGGCGGCCCGGCCGGAGGGCTCTCGCCGAGGCCAAGATCCGGAGCAATTGATTCCCGTACGACATCTGGTGCGGTTGAGGCTGCCGGTGCCAGTGTGGACGCCGTGGAGACGGCCGGAGCGGAGGCGCGGCACCGCCGCGCGGCCGACGCCGGCGATCCTGCCGCCATGAGCATGCTCGGTTCGATGCTGCTGCGCCGGGGCGATCTCGAAGGTGCCGAGCCCTATCTGCGCGGTGCCACCGCCGCCGGTGACCGGGCCGCGGCCAACAACCTCGGTGTTCTGCTCCATCAGCGCGGCCATCCGGAGGAGGCGGCCGGCTGGTGGCGGATCGCCGCCGTCGCCGGGTCCGCCGCCGCGGCGCACGCCCTCGGGCGCCACTTCCGGGAGCGCGGCGACGAGCCGGCCGCCGAGTACTGGCTGCGCCAGTCCGCGGAGCAGGGCCACGCCCTGGGTGCGTACGCCCTCGCGGAACTGCTGGAGCACCGCAGCGATGTGGGTGCCGAGCGCTGGCTGCGGGCCGCGGCCGAGCAGGGCCACCGGGAGGCCTCGTACCGTCTCGCGCGGATGCTCGACCTCCGGGCCGCGGACGAGGCCGCCCACCCCGGGAGCGCGCCCCGCGGCGGCGGGAAGGGCCCCGACACCGGTACCGGTGCCCGGGCCCTGTCCGCGCTGGACGAGGCCGCCCAGTGGTACCGGCAGGCCGCCGCCAGGGGCCATCGGCGGGCCGCGCTGCATCTGGGCGGGATCCTGGAGAAGCGCGGCGAGCTGAAGGAGGCCGGCCGCTGGTATCTGACCTCCGCCAAGGACGGCGAGACCAAGGCCGCCTGCGCCCTCGGCTTTCTGCTGCGGGACGCGGGCGACGAGGAGAGCGCCGCGATCTGGTGGCTGCGGGCCGCGCAGGAGGGCGACGGCAACGCGGCCAACGCCCTGGGCGCGCTGCACGCGGCCCGCGGCGAGCCCCAGACGGCGGAGCGCTGGTACCGGGCCGCGATGAGCGCGGGCGACGTCAACGGCGCCTACAACCTGGGGCTGCTCTGTACCGCCCAGGACCGTACGGCCCAGGCCGAGCAGTGGTATCGCAACGCCGCCTACGCGGGGCACCGGGAGGCCGCCAACGCGCTGGCCGTCCTGCTGCTCCAGGCCGGGGACCCCGTCGGCGCCGAGCCGTGGTTCTCCAAGGCCGCCGAGGCCGGCAGCGTGGACGCGGCCTTCAACCTGGGCATCCTCTACGTCGGCCGGGACGACGACCACACCGCTCTGAAGTGGTACGAGCGCGCGGCCGCCGCCGGGCATACGGAGGCCGCGCTGCAGGTCGGCATAGCCCGGCTGCGCGACGGCGACGAGCAGACCGCCGAGCGCCATCTGCGCTGTGCTGCGGGCGGCGGCAGTGCGGAGGCGGCCTTCCGCCTTGCGACCCTGCTGGACGCCCGGCAGCCGCCGCCCGGTCCGCCCGCGCTGGGTGAGACGACGGCGGAGAAGACCGAGTGCGAGGAGTGGTACGAGCGGGCCGCCGAGCAGGGGCACCGCCGTGCCCAGGTGCGGGTCGGCATGCTGGCGGCGGCGCGCGGGGACGTGACCGGCGCGGCCCGCTGGTACCGGGAGGCGGCGGATGCGGGCAGCCGCAACGGCGCGTTCAATCTGGGGCTGCTGCTGGCCCGGGACGGCAATGAGCGCGAGGCTGCGCTCTGGTGGAGCCGTGCCGCGCACGCGGGCCACGGCCGTGCCGCGCTCCGCCTGGCGCTCCTGGCGGCCCGCCGGGGCGAGCTGGCCGAGGGCAAGCGCTGGTGTGCCCGGGCGGAGGAGCTGGGCCCGTCCGAGGTCACCGAGCGCGCCGCGAAGCTGCGGGACGCGCTGCACCAGGAGCTGACGGCGTAG
- a CDS encoding Fur family transcriptional regulator, with protein sequence MSDLLERLRGRGWRMTAQRRVVAEVLDGDHVHLTADEVHARAVERLPEISRATVYNTLGELVALGEVLEVATDRRAKRYDPNAHRPHHHLVCAGCGAIRDVHPAGNPLADLPDSERFGFTVSNVEVTYRGICPNCAA encoded by the coding sequence ATGAGTGACCTGTTGGAACGACTCCGTGGACGCGGCTGGCGCATGACGGCGCAGCGGCGTGTCGTGGCCGAGGTCCTCGACGGCGACCACGTCCATCTGACCGCCGACGAGGTGCATGCGCGGGCGGTGGAGAGACTCCCGGAGATCTCCCGGGCGACGGTGTACAACACCCTCGGTGAGCTGGTCGCCCTGGGAGAGGTGCTGGAGGTCGCCACGGACCGCCGCGCCAAGCGGTACGACCCCAATGCGCACCGCCCGCACCACCATCTGGTGTGTGCCGGCTGCGGCGCCATCCGCGATGTCCATCCGGCGGGCAACCCGCTGGCGGATCTGCCGGACTCCGAGCGCTTCGGCTTCACGGTGTCGAACGTCGAGGTCACGTACCGGGGCATCTGCCCGAACTGCGCCGCCTGA
- a CDS encoding catalase, whose product MTQGPLTTEAGAPVADNQNSETAGVGGPVLVQDQLLMEKLAHFNRERIPERVVHARGAGAYGTFTLTRDVSQWTRAAFLSEVGKETETFLRFSTVAGNLGAADAVRDPRGFALKFYTEEGNYDLVGNNTPVFFIKDAIKFPDFIHTQKRDPYTGSQEPDNVWDFWGLSPESTHQVTWLHGDRGIPASYRHMNGYGSHTYQWTNEAGEVFWVKYHFKTDQGIKTLTAAEADKLAGQDPDSHQRDLREAIERGDFPSWTVQVQIMPAAEAAGYRFNPFDLTKVWPHEDYPPVEIGKLELNRNPENIFAEVEQSIFSPAHFVPGIGPSPDKMLQGRLFAYGDAHRYRVGINADHLPVNRPHATEARTNSRDGFLYDGRHKGAKNYEPNSFGGPHQTDRPLWSATAVSGTTGTHPAATHAEDNDFVQAGNLYRLMSEDEKARLIENLAGGIAGVSRDDIAERAINNFRQADGDFGKRLEAAVQALRG is encoded by the coding sequence GTGACGCAGGGACCGCTCACCACGGAGGCCGGAGCTCCGGTCGCCGACAACCAGAACAGCGAGACCGCGGGCGTCGGCGGTCCTGTTCTCGTTCAGGACCAGCTGCTGATGGAGAAGCTCGCGCACTTCAACCGCGAGCGGATTCCGGAGCGCGTCGTCCATGCGCGCGGCGCCGGCGCGTACGGCACGTTCACCCTGACCAGGGACGTGTCGCAGTGGACCCGGGCGGCCTTCCTGTCCGAGGTCGGCAAGGAGACCGAGACCTTCCTGCGCTTCTCGACCGTCGCGGGCAACCTCGGCGCCGCCGACGCGGTGCGCGACCCCCGCGGCTTCGCGCTGAAGTTCTACACCGAGGAGGGCAACTACGACCTCGTCGGCAACAACACCCCGGTGTTCTTCATCAAGGACGCCATCAAGTTCCCGGACTTCATCCACACCCAGAAGCGCGACCCGTACACGGGCTCGCAGGAGCCGGACAACGTCTGGGACTTCTGGGGCCTGTCGCCGGAGTCGACCCACCAGGTGACGTGGCTGCACGGCGACCGCGGTATCCCCGCCTCGTACCGTCATATGAACGGCTACGGCTCCCACACCTACCAGTGGACCAACGAGGCCGGCGAGGTCTTCTGGGTCAAGTACCACTTCAAGACCGACCAGGGCATCAAGACCCTGACGGCGGCCGAGGCCGACAAGCTGGCCGGCCAGGACCCGGACAGCCACCAGCGGGACCTGCGCGAGGCCATCGAGCGCGGTGACTTCCCGAGCTGGACCGTGCAGGTGCAGATCATGCCCGCGGCGGAGGCGGCCGGATACCGCTTCAACCCCTTCGACCTGACCAAGGTCTGGCCGCACGAGGACTACCCGCCGGTCGAGATCGGCAAGCTGGAGCTGAACCGCAACCCGGAGAACATCTTCGCCGAGGTCGAGCAGTCCATCTTCAGCCCCGCCCACTTCGTGCCGGGCATCGGCCCGTCCCCGGACAAGATGCTCCAGGGCCGGCTCTTCGCCTACGGCGACGCCCACCGCTACCGCGTCGGCATCAACGCCGACCATCTGCCGGTGAACCGTCCGCACGCCACCGAGGCCCGTACCAACAGCCGGGACGGCTTCCTCTACGACGGCCGGCACAAGGGCGCCAAGAACTACGAGCCCAACAGCTTCGGCGGCCCGCACCAGACCGACCGCCCGCTCTGGTCGGCCACCGCGGTCAGCGGCACCACCGGTACCCACCCGGCGGCGACCCATGCCGAGGACAACGACTTCGTGCAGGCGGGCAATCTCTACCGGCTGATGTCGGAGGACGAGAAGGCCCGGCTGATCGAGAACCTCGCCGGCGGTATCGCCGGGGTCTCGCGCGACGATATCGCCGAGCGCGCGATCAACAACTTCCGTCAGGCCGACGGAGACTTCGGCAAGCGGCTGGAAGCCGCGGTCCAGGCCCTGCGCGGCTGA
- a CDS encoding CBS domain-containing protein, translating into MLVRDAMSTVVLTIGPAHTLRQAAGLMAARRVGAAVVLDGDAEGPGILTERDILTSVGTGQDPDREIAGAHTTTEVVFAAPSWTLEEAAEAMSRGGFRHLIVLDDAGPVGIVSVRDIVRCWAPARRHRETLVG; encoded by the coding sequence ATGCTCGTCCGTGACGCCATGAGCACGGTGGTCCTCACCATCGGCCCCGCCCACACCCTCCGGCAGGCCGCCGGACTGATGGCCGCCCGCCGGGTCGGCGCGGCAGTCGTCCTCGACGGCGACGCCGAGGGCCCCGGCATCCTCACCGAGCGCGACATCCTCACCTCGGTCGGCACCGGCCAGGACCCCGACCGGGAGATCGCCGGCGCCCACACCACCACCGAAGTCGTCTTCGCTGCGCCCTCCTGGACGCTGGAGGAGGCGGCCGAAGCCATGTCCCGCGGCGGATTCCGGCATCTGATCGTGCTGGACGACGCGGGCCCGGTGGGCATCGTCTCGGTCCGGGACATCGTCCGCTGCTGGGCCCCGGCGCGCCGCCACCGCGAGACCCTGGTCGGCTGA
- a CDS encoding TetR/AcrR family transcriptional regulator, which yields MPTARESLLSAALRALDQRPWPAVRMVDVAASAGVSRQTLYNEFGSKDGLARALVRREADAYFHGVDQLLAERAGPGPAEQLVALAEWTVARARARPLLRALLTGCWGERLPAPRPAGRGAPFAAAPAQRRADAGPPAPADVAAAVRERSLAALERARSNGPAPPDEAAALAHRCELTVRLALSFVVAPDREGVGGLVRTALTPPPGPAPAPSANG from the coding sequence GTGCCCACAGCCCGAGAGTCCCTGCTGAGCGCCGCCCTGCGGGCGCTCGACCAACGGCCCTGGCCCGCGGTGCGAATGGTGGACGTCGCGGCCTCGGCGGGCGTCTCCCGGCAGACCCTCTACAACGAGTTCGGCAGCAAGGACGGGCTGGCCCGCGCGCTGGTACGCCGAGAAGCGGACGCCTACTTCCACGGTGTGGACCAGCTGCTGGCCGAACGCGCCGGACCCGGCCCGGCGGAGCAGCTGGTCGCCCTCGCCGAGTGGACCGTCGCCCGGGCCCGGGCCCGGCCCCTGCTGCGGGCGCTGCTGACCGGCTGCTGGGGCGAGCGGCTGCCCGCACCCCGGCCCGCCGGACGGGGCGCGCCCTTCGCCGCCGCACCCGCCCAGCGCCGGGCGGACGCCGGACCGCCCGCCCCGGCGGATGTCGCCGCGGCGGTACGGGAACGCTCCCTGGCCGCCCTGGAACGCGCCCGGAGCAACGGCCCGGCCCCGCCGGACGAGGCGGCCGCCCTGGCCCACCGCTGCGAACTGACGGTCCGGCTCGCGCTCTCCTTCGTCGTCGCCCCCGACCGCGAGGGCGTCGGCGGACTGGTCCGTACCGCCCTCACACCACCCCCCGGACCGGCCCCCGCACCCTCCGCGAACGGCTGA
- the hisN gene encoding histidinol-phosphatase — MPEYDDDLRLAHVLADAADATTTARFKALDLQVETKPDMTPVSEADRAAEELIRGQLARARPRDAILGEEYGVEGTGPRRWVIDPIDGTKNYVRGVPVWATLISLMEQGEGGWRPVVGVVSAPALGRRWWAAEGSGAFTGRSLTSATPLRVSSVSRIEDASFAYSSLTGWRERGGRDGRGGLDGLLRLSDDCWRTRGYGDFWSYMMVAEGSVDICAEPELSLWDMAAVAVVVQEAGGTFTGLDGRPGPHSGNAAASNGLLHDALLDYLGD; from the coding sequence ATGCCCGAGTACGACGATGATCTGCGCCTCGCCCATGTCCTCGCGGACGCCGCCGACGCGACCACCACGGCCCGGTTCAAGGCGCTCGACCTCCAGGTCGAGACCAAGCCCGATATGACCCCGGTGTCGGAGGCCGACCGGGCGGCCGAGGAGCTGATCCGCGGGCAGCTCGCGCGGGCCCGGCCGCGCGACGCGATCCTGGGCGAGGAGTACGGCGTCGAGGGCACGGGCCCGCGCCGCTGGGTGATCGACCCGATCGACGGGACCAAGAACTACGTCCGCGGGGTGCCCGTCTGGGCGACCCTGATTTCTCTGATGGAGCAGGGCGAGGGCGGCTGGCGGCCGGTCGTCGGCGTCGTGTCGGCCCCGGCTCTGGGGCGGCGCTGGTGGGCGGCCGAGGGCTCGGGTGCCTTCACGGGCCGGTCGCTGACGTCCGCGACCCCTCTGCGGGTCTCCTCGGTCTCCCGTATCGAGGACGCGTCGTTCGCGTACTCGTCGCTGACCGGCTGGCGGGAGCGGGGGGGCCGGGACGGCCGCGGCGGCCTGGACGGGTTGCTCCGGCTGAGCGACGACTGCTGGCGCACTCGCGGGTACGGCGATTTCTGGTCGTACATGATGGTGGCCGAGGGTTCGGTCGACATCTGTGCGGAGCCGGAGCTGTCGCTGTGGGACATGGCGGCGGTGGCGGTCGTCGTCCAGGAGGCGGGCGGCACGTTCACGGGCCTGGACGGCCGCCCGGGCCCGCACAGCGGAAACGCGGCGGCGTCGAACGGTCTGCTGCACGACGCGCTGCTGGATTATCTGGGGGATTGA
- a CDS encoding DMT family transporter: protein MAWLLVVVAGILETGFAVCLKLSHGFTRLWPTVAFAAFALGSFGLLTLALKKLDVGPAYAVWTGIGAAGTAIYGMIFLGDLVSTLKIVSISLVIVGVIGLQLSGSAH, encoded by the coding sequence ATGGCGTGGCTGCTCGTGGTGGTCGCCGGAATCCTGGAAACAGGATTCGCCGTCTGTCTGAAGCTGTCCCACGGCTTCACCCGTCTCTGGCCCACCGTCGCCTTCGCCGCCTTCGCCCTCGGCAGCTTCGGCCTGCTCACGCTCGCCCTGAAAAAACTGGACGTCGGCCCCGCATACGCCGTCTGGACCGGCATCGGCGCCGCGGGCACCGCGATCTACGGCATGATCTTCCTGGGCGACCTCGTGTCCACCCTGAAGATCGTCTCCATCTCCCTGGTGATCGTGGGCGTCATCGGCCTCCAACTCTCCGGCTCCGCGCACTGA
- the rsgA gene encoding ribosome small subunit-dependent GTPase A, translating into MRRYGKNPDEDDIRVRPNRKGNRPRTNIRPKHEDATEGMVLTVDRGRLTCLVEDRIVVAMKARELGRKAAVVGDRVAIVGDLSGAKDTLARIVRIEPRTSVLRRTADDDDPFERVVVANADQLAIVTALADPEPRPRLIDRCLVAAYDGGLEPLLVLTKSDLAPADDLLEMYGALGVPYIVTTRDEFIDGRAADLVLEHLTGRTTAFVGHSGVGKTTLVNALVPDDRRRSTGHVNAVTGRGRHTTTSALALPLAGESGGWVIDTPGVRSFGLHHVDPARVILAFPDLEPGTANCPRGCSHDEPDCALDNWVAEGHADPARLYSLRRLLATRERREGD; encoded by the coding sequence ATGCGGCGCTACGGCAAGAACCCCGACGAGGACGACATCCGCGTCCGGCCCAACCGGAAAGGCAACCGGCCCCGGACCAACATCCGGCCCAAACACGAGGACGCCACCGAAGGAATGGTCCTCACCGTCGACCGGGGCCGGCTCACCTGCCTCGTCGAAGACCGGATCGTCGTCGCGATGAAGGCCCGCGAACTCGGCCGCAAAGCAGCCGTCGTCGGAGACCGGGTCGCCATCGTCGGAGACCTGTCCGGAGCCAAGGACACCCTCGCCCGGATCGTCCGCATCGAACCCCGGACCTCCGTCCTGCGCCGCACCGCCGACGACGACGACCCGTTCGAACGCGTCGTCGTCGCCAACGCCGACCAGCTCGCCATCGTCACCGCACTCGCCGACCCCGAACCCCGGCCCCGGCTCATCGACCGCTGCCTGGTCGCCGCCTACGACGGCGGACTCGAACCCCTCCTCGTCCTCACCAAATCCGACCTGGCACCCGCCGACGACCTCCTGGAGATGTACGGCGCCCTCGGCGTCCCCTACATCGTCACCACCCGCGACGAATTCATCGACGGCCGGGCCGCCGACCTCGTACTGGAACACCTCACCGGCCGGACCACCGCCTTCGTCGGACACTCCGGCGTCGGCAAAACCACCCTCGTCAACGCCCTCGTCCCCGACGACCGGCGGCGCAGCACCGGCCACGTCAACGCCGTCACCGGCCGCGGCCGCCACACCACCACCTCCGCACTGGCCCTGCCGCTCGCCGGAGAGAGCGGCGGCTGGGTCATCGACACCCCCGGCGTACGGTCCTTCGGCCTCCACCACGTCGACCCGGCGCGCGTCATCCTCGCCTTCCCCGACCTGGAACCCGGCACCGCGAACTGCCCCCGCGGCTGCAGCCACGACGAACCCGACTGCGCCCTCGACAACTGGGTCGCCGAAGGCCACGCCGACCCCGCCCGGCTCTACTCCCTCCGCCGGCTCCTCGCCACCCGGGAACGGCGCGAAGGCGACTGA
- the aroA gene encoding 3-phosphoshikimate 1-carboxyvinyltransferase: MTEAPAHPAPALWPAPYATGAVEATVTVPGSKSVTNRALVLAALAAEPGWLRRPLRSRDSLLMAEALRSLGVGIEEGVGPDGEGEAWRVIPAGLHGPATVDVGNAGTVMRFLPPVAALADGPVRFDGDPRSYERPLHGVIDALRTLGARIDDDGRGALPLTVHGGGALDGGSVEIDASASSQFVSALLLSAPRFNQGVEVRHVGSRLPSMPHIRMTVDMLRAVGAQVDEPETGGEPNVWRVTSSALLGRDLVVEPDLSNAQPFLAAALITGGRVTVRDWPERTTQPGDALRRIFTEMGGACELTDLGLTFTGSGRIHGIDVDLSEVGELTPGIAAVAALADSPSTLRGVAHLRLHETDRLAALTREINGLGGDVTETEDGLHIRPRTLHGGTFHTYDDHRMATAGSIIGLAVKGVDIENVATTAKTLPDFPAMWAAMLGLPDTTGADS, from the coding sequence ATGACCGAAGCACCGGCGCACCCCGCCCCCGCCCTCTGGCCCGCCCCCTACGCGACCGGAGCCGTCGAAGCGACGGTGACCGTGCCCGGATCCAAGTCGGTCACCAACCGCGCCCTCGTCCTCGCCGCCCTCGCGGCCGAGCCGGGCTGGCTGCGCCGCCCCCTCCGCTCCCGCGACAGCCTCCTGATGGCCGAAGCCCTGCGCTCCCTCGGCGTCGGCATCGAAGAAGGCGTCGGCCCCGACGGCGAAGGCGAAGCCTGGCGCGTCATCCCCGCCGGACTCCACGGCCCCGCCACCGTCGACGTCGGCAACGCGGGCACCGTCATGCGCTTCCTCCCCCCCGTCGCCGCCCTCGCCGACGGCCCCGTCCGCTTCGACGGCGACCCCCGCTCGTACGAACGCCCCCTTCACGGCGTGATCGACGCCCTGCGCACCCTCGGCGCCCGCATCGACGACGACGGCCGCGGCGCCCTCCCCCTGACCGTCCACGGCGGCGGCGCCCTCGACGGCGGCTCCGTGGAGATCGACGCCTCCGCCTCCTCCCAGTTCGTCTCCGCGCTGCTGCTCTCCGCCCCCCGCTTCAACCAGGGCGTCGAGGTACGGCACGTGGGCTCCCGACTGCCGTCGATGCCCCACATCCGGATGACCGTCGACATGCTGCGCGCGGTCGGCGCCCAGGTCGACGAGCCCGAAACCGGCGGCGAACCCAACGTCTGGCGGGTCACCTCCTCCGCACTCCTCGGCCGCGACCTGGTCGTCGAACCCGACCTCTCCAACGCCCAGCCGTTCCTCGCAGCCGCACTGATCACCGGCGGCCGGGTCACCGTCCGCGACTGGCCCGAGCGCACCACCCAGCCCGGTGACGCACTGCGCCGCATCTTCACCGAGATGGGCGGCGCCTGCGAGCTGACCGACCTCGGCCTCACCTTCACCGGCAGCGGCCGGATCCACGGCATCGACGTCGACCTCTCCGAAGTCGGCGAACTGACCCCCGGCATCGCCGCCGTCGCCGCCCTCGCCGACTCCCCCTCCACCCTGCGGGGCGTCGCCCATCTGCGGCTCCACGAAACGGACCGGCTGGCCGCGCTCACCCGCGAAATCAACGGACTCGGCGGCGACGTCACCGAAACCGAAGACGGCCTCCACATCCGGCCCCGCACCCTGCACGGCGGCACCTTCCACACCTACGACGACCACCGCATGGCCACCGCGGGCAGCATCATCGGCCTCGCCGTCAAGGGCGTCGACATCGAGAACGTGGCCACCACCGCCAAAACCCTCCCCGACTTCCCGGCGATGTGGGCCGCCATGCTCGGCCTGCCCGACACCACGGGCGCGGACAGCTGA
- a CDS encoding M50 family metallopeptidase — protein MDRTPVAGLPDATTGLLLSSASPADLWDRLTGVQPAPEQWIIVLTGALALIAVVPNPIWRLSRNAVTIAHEGGHGLIALLTGRKLDGIRLHSDTSGLTVSRGRPTGIGMILTFAAGYTAPSLLGLGGAALLSAGRTTLLLWLATGLLLAMLVTIRNAWGVLTVVLTGAAFLLISWLAEPDVQAGFAAAAVWFLLLGGVRPVFELQTKRRHGATPGSDADQLSRLTHVPAALWLLLFHAVSLCSLIGGGRWLLDLR, from the coding sequence ATGGACAGGACCCCCGTCGCCGGTCTCCCCGACGCCACGACCGGCCTGCTCCTGAGCAGCGCCTCCCCCGCCGACCTCTGGGACCGGCTCACCGGCGTCCAGCCCGCGCCGGAACAGTGGATCATCGTGCTCACCGGCGCCCTCGCCCTGATCGCGGTCGTCCCCAACCCGATATGGCGGCTCTCCCGCAATGCCGTCACCATCGCCCACGAAGGCGGCCACGGGCTGATCGCCCTGCTCACCGGCCGCAAACTGGACGGCATCCGGCTCCACTCCGACACCAGCGGACTGACCGTGAGCCGGGGCCGGCCCACCGGCATCGGCATGATCCTCACCTTCGCCGCCGGCTATACCGCCCCGTCCCTGCTCGGCCTCGGCGGCGCCGCACTGCTCTCGGCCGGACGCACCACCCTGCTGCTCTGGCTGGCCACCGGCCTCCTGCTGGCCATGCTGGTGACGATCAGGAACGCGTGGGGGGTACTCACGGTCGTCCTGACAGGCGCCGCCTTCCTGCTGATCTCCTGGCTGGCCGAACCGGACGTCCAGGCGGGCTTCGCCGCCGCCGCGGTCTGGTTCCTGCTGCTCGGCGGGGTCCGGCCGGTCTTCGAACTCCAGACCAAGCGCCGCCACGGCGCCACCCCCGGATCCGACGCCGACCAGCTCTCCCGGCTCACCCACGTACCGGCCGCCCTGTGGCTCCTCCTCTTCCACGCGGTGTCGCTCTGCTCGCTGATCGGCGGCGGACGGTGGCTGCTCGACCTCCGCTGA
- a CDS encoding SOS response-associated peptidase — protein sequence MCGRYAAGRGPEELVGLFGVQKWEPEETLAPDYNVAPTKQVHVILERPLKDSGDPAPVRQLRTVKWGLVPSWAKSPEGAARMINARAETVHEKPSFRRAFAARRCIVPADGYFEWVTGAEERELEEKGRKKRPRKQPYFVTPADGSVFAMAGLYEFWRDRTLPDDHPLAWWATCTVITTEAETGPLGVAPADGPRTLAEIHPRMPLMLTPDRWDEWLDPAHTDPAGLRSLLVPPPEGLMRAYPVATAVSNVRNNGPELLTELEAPEESTLF from the coding sequence ATGTGTGGACGGTACGCGGCCGGTCGGGGGCCCGAGGAGCTCGTGGGGCTCTTCGGCGTACAGAAGTGGGAGCCGGAGGAGACCCTCGCACCCGACTACAACGTCGCCCCGACCAAGCAGGTCCACGTCATATTGGAGCGCCCGCTGAAGGACTCGGGGGATCCCGCCCCGGTGCGGCAGCTGCGGACGGTGAAGTGGGGGCTGGTGCCGTCCTGGGCGAAGTCGCCCGAGGGCGCCGCCCGGATGATCAACGCCCGGGCGGAGACCGTCCACGAGAAGCCGTCGTTCCGCCGGGCCTTCGCGGCCCGCCGCTGCATCGTGCCCGCCGACGGCTATTTCGAGTGGGTCACCGGCGCCGAGGAGCGGGAGCTGGAGGAGAAGGGCCGGAAGAAGCGGCCCCGTAAGCAGCCGTATTTCGTCACGCCCGCCGACGGTTCGGTCTTCGCCATGGCCGGGCTGTACGAGTTCTGGCGCGACCGCACCCTGCCGGACGACCATCCGCTGGCCTGGTGGGCCACCTGCACGGTCATCACCACCGAGGCGGAGACGGGTCCGCTGGGCGTCGCGCCCGCCGACGGGCCGCGGACGCTGGCGGAGATCCACCCCCGGATGCCGCTGATGCTCACCCCCGACCGCTGGGACGAGTGGCTGGACCCGGCGCATACGGATCCGGCCGGGCTCCGGTCGCTGCTCGTCCCGCCGCCGGAGGGCCTGATGCGGGCCTATCCGGTCGCCACGGCCGTCAGCAACGTGCGGAACAACGGCCCCGAGCTGCTGACCGAGCTGGAGGCCCCGGAGGAGAGCACGCTCTTCTGA